Proteins encoded by one window of Martelella endophytica:
- the ligA gene encoding NAD-dependent DNA ligase LigA, which yields MAKKAVDALTREEAEAALAALAAEIARHDEAYHGKDAPEITDAEYDALKRRNDEIEARFPDLIRADTPSRRVGSAPSEAFAPVTHSVPMLSLGNVFSDEDVQDFIGSVYRFLGQMPDGSIAFTAEPKIDGLSMSLRYEDGVLVSGATRGDGATGENVTANVRTISEIPNRLPKDAPAIVEVRGEIYMAKSDFAALNAALAEEGKQTYVNPRNTASGSLRQLDPQVTAKRRLKFFAYAWGEMSEMPADSQMGMVKTFEAWGFPVNPLMKRLSSTEALLDHYREIGVQRGDLDYDIDGVVYKVDRLDLQARLGFRSRSPRWATAHKFPAEQAITRLTAIDIQVGRTGALTPVARLEPITVGGVVVTNATLHNEDYIAGKGSNGEPIREGRDIRVGDYVVVQRAGDVIPQIVDIVPDKRPEDAVAYVFPDHCPVCGAHAVREINEKTGKLDAVRRCTAGFSCRAQAVEHLKHFVSRNAFDIEGLGTKQVDFFFEHEDEALSIRTAPDIFTLERRQGDTLTKLENFNGWGKTSVANLFQSINERRSIALNRFIFALGIRHVGETTAKLLARSYGSYSAFEKAMREAAAGEGDAWDDLNNIDGIGAVVARAIVEFYAEENNTDVIARLLQEVTPEDDQQRVDLSSPVAGKTVVFTGTLEKMTRDEAKAKAESLGAKVSGSVSKKTDIVVAGPGAGSKLKKAEELGVQTMDEDEWLALIGA from the coding sequence ATGGCGAAGAAAGCGGTCGATGCGCTGACCCGGGAAGAGGCGGAAGCCGCGCTTGCCGCGCTCGCGGCCGAGATCGCGCGCCATGACGAGGCCTATCACGGCAAGGACGCGCCGGAGATCACCGACGCAGAATATGACGCGCTGAAGCGCCGCAATGACGAGATCGAGGCGCGGTTCCCCGACCTCATTCGTGCCGATACGCCGTCGCGTCGCGTCGGCTCGGCGCCGTCCGAGGCCTTTGCCCCGGTTACCCACAGCGTGCCGATGCTGTCGCTCGGCAACGTGTTTTCCGATGAGGACGTGCAGGATTTCATCGGCTCGGTCTATCGCTTCCTGGGACAGATGCCGGATGGCTCGATCGCCTTTACGGCAGAGCCGAAGATCGACGGGCTGTCGATGTCGCTGCGCTATGAGGACGGCGTGCTGGTTTCCGGCGCCACCCGCGGCGATGGGGCTACCGGCGAAAACGTGACGGCGAATGTCCGCACCATATCCGAAATCCCGAATCGCCTGCCGAAGGACGCGCCGGCGATCGTCGAGGTTCGCGGCGAGATCTATATGGCGAAGAGCGATTTCGCGGCGCTGAACGCCGCGCTCGCCGAAGAGGGCAAGCAGACCTATGTGAACCCGCGCAACACCGCGTCGGGCTCGCTGCGTCAGCTCGACCCGCAGGTGACGGCGAAGCGCCGTCTGAAATTCTTCGCCTATGCCTGGGGCGAAATGTCGGAAATGCCGGCCGATTCCCAGATGGGCATGGTGAAGACCTTCGAGGCGTGGGGCTTTCCGGTCAATCCGCTGATGAAACGGCTGTCCTCGACCGAAGCGTTGCTGGACCACTATCGCGAGATCGGCGTTCAGCGCGGCGATCTCGACTATGATATCGACGGCGTCGTCTACAAGGTCGACCGGCTGGACCTGCAGGCCCGCCTCGGCTTTCGCTCGCGCTCGCCGCGCTGGGCGACGGCGCACAAGTTTCCGGCCGAGCAGGCGATCACGCGGTTGACGGCGATCGACATCCAGGTTGGCCGCACCGGAGCGCTGACACCGGTGGCACGGCTCGAACCGATCACCGTTGGCGGGGTCGTCGTCACCAATGCGACGCTGCACAACGAGGACTATATCGCCGGCAAGGGCTCGAACGGCGAGCCGATCCGCGAGGGCCGCGATATCCGTGTCGGCGACTACGTGGTCGTCCAGCGCGCCGGGGACGTCATTCCGCAGATCGTCGATATCGTGCCGGACAAGCGGCCGGAAGATGCCGTTGCCTATGTGTTTCCGGATCACTGCCCGGTGTGCGGTGCCCATGCGGTTCGCGAGATCAACGAGAAAACCGGCAAGCTCGATGCGGTGCGCCGCTGCACGGCGGGTTTCTCCTGCCGGGCGCAGGCGGTCGAGCACCTGAAGCATTTCGTCTCGCGCAATGCCTTCGATATCGAAGGGCTTGGCACCAAGCAGGTAGACTTCTTCTTCGAGCATGAGGACGAGGCGCTTTCGATCCGCACCGCGCCCGATATCTTCACGCTGGAGCGCCGGCAGGGCGATACGCTGACGAAGCTCGAGAATTTCAACGGCTGGGGCAAGACCTCGGTCGCCAACCTGTTCCAGTCGATCAACGAGCGCCGGAGTATCGCGCTCAACCGCTTCATCTTCGCGCTCGGCATCCGCCATGTCGGTGAGACGACGGCAAAGCTGCTCGCCCGCTCCTATGGCTCCTACAGCGCCTTCGAGAAGGCGATGCGGGAGGCGGCGGCAGGCGAGGGGGATGCCTGGGACGACCTCAACAATATCGACGGCATCGGCGCCGTCGTCGCCCGCGCCATCGTCGAATTCTATGCCGAGGAAAACAACACAGATGTCATCGCCCGGTTGCTGCAGGAGGTGACGCCGGAGGACGACCAGCAGCGTGTCGATCTTTCCAGCCCCGTCGCGGGCAAGACGGTGGTGTTTACCGGCACGCTCGAAAAGATGACCCGTGACGAGGCCAAGGCCAAGGCCGAAAGCCTCGGCGCCAAGGTCTCGGGCTCTGTCTCGAAGAAGACCGACATCGTCGTCGCCGGCCCTGGCGCAGGCTCCAAGCTGAAGAAGGCGGAAGAGCTGGGCGTTCAGACGATGGACGAGGATGAGTGGCTAGCGCTCATCGGGGCGTAG
- a CDS encoding endonuclease/exonuclease/phosphatase family protein: MKPLKSPLANAVMRSIRENGKRPEEAVPLQGEGLRVATYNVHKCVGVDGKLDPDRTFEVIREIGADLIALQEADTRFGERTGLLDLKRIEQETGLIAVPAEASVRAHGWHGNVLLFRDGAIRDIRREKLPGLEPRGALLTEIALNNGSLLRVVAVHLGLLRVSRRQQADHILGLLGNRDEAASLIMGDMNEWRLGDGSALKRFEAAFGELPPPRASFPARWPVLALDRIISNRDGLVLDLAAHDSPLARVASDHLPLTALLDTAVLRGEDRAGDGEAARAPL, from the coding sequence ATGAAACCTTTGAAATCGCCGCTTGCAAATGCCGTTATGCGTTCGATCCGCGAAAACGGGAAACGGCCGGAAGAGGCCGTGCCGTTGCAGGGCGAAGGCCTGAGGGTCGCGACCTATAACGTGCACAAATGCGTCGGCGTCGACGGCAAGCTCGATCCCGACCGGACCTTCGAGGTGATCCGCGAGATCGGCGCCGACCTGATCGCGCTGCAGGAAGCCGATACCCGATTCGGCGAACGCACCGGCCTGCTCGACCTGAAGCGGATCGAACAGGAAACCGGGCTGATCGCCGTGCCGGCTGAGGCAAGTGTACGCGCGCATGGCTGGCACGGAAACGTGCTGCTGTTTCGCGATGGCGCGATCAGAGACATTCGCCGCGAGAAACTGCCGGGGCTTGAGCCGCGCGGGGCGTTGCTCACCGAGATTGCGCTGAACAACGGGAGCTTGCTGCGGGTCGTTGCCGTGCATCTCGGCCTGCTCAGGGTCTCGCGCCGGCAGCAGGCGGATCATATTCTCGGTCTCCTCGGCAATCGCGACGAGGCGGCCTCGCTGATCATGGGCGACATGAACGAGTGGCGGCTTGGCGATGGCTCGGCGCTGAAGCGCTTCGAAGCCGCCTTCGGCGAACTGCCGCCGCCGAGGGCAAGCTTTCCGGCGCGCTGGCCGGTGCTGGCGCTCGACCGAATCATTTCCAACCGCGACGGCTTGGTGCTCGATCTCGCCGCGCATGATTCGCCGCTGGCCCGCGTCGCTTCGGACCATCTGCCGCTGACGGCGCTGCTCGATACCGCCGTTTTGCGCGGCGAGGACCGCGCCGGCGATGGCGAAGCGGCACGCGCGCCGCTTTGA
- a CDS encoding phospholipase D-like domain-containing protein — protein sequence MEGFLQHYWPHILAVISFLFGATAAIHATMTKDEVRAAIGWVGVIMLSPILGALIYAVAGINRMRRASVRDRRTGLYDAVAREEKLHLVSREAIAEAFGPRMAALWNLGNSVAGTPATAGNTVRLLTTGDDAYAAMLEAIDRAEHSILMETYIFDADSIGRRFVDSLAAAVQRGVEVRILIDSIGARYSRPRITGLLRDKGVRVATFNGAVLLRMRLPYANLRTHRKIMVIDGDTAFAGGMNIREAFTGKDAAHDTHFELHGPAVADYLSVAATDWYFETGEALEGPAWQFDDKMASPDGVVARIVPSGPDRNLGNNNSMIIGALSVAEERVMIMSPYFLPDRDLVSALATASRRGVKVDIVVPGANNLALVDYAMTAQFAEIIRDGTRIWRDRGPFNHSKLMTIDGKWSYLGSSNMDARSLRLNFETDMEVFDADFANDLETRIGGALTNSERITLEALAARPFVWRLRDRILWLGLPYL from the coding sequence ATGGAAGGCTTTCTGCAGCATTACTGGCCGCATATTCTGGCGGTCATATCCTTCCTGTTCGGCGCGACCGCCGCCATTCATGCGACGATGACCAAGGACGAGGTCCGCGCTGCCATCGGCTGGGTCGGCGTCATCATGCTGTCGCCGATCCTCGGAGCGCTGATCTATGCGGTGGCCGGTATCAACCGCATGCGCCGCGCCTCGGTGCGCGACCGGCGCACCGGGCTCTATGACGCGGTAGCACGCGAGGAGAAGCTGCACCTGGTGAGCCGGGAGGCAATCGCAGAAGCCTTCGGTCCGCGCATGGCGGCGCTCTGGAACCTCGGCAACAGCGTTGCCGGCACGCCGGCGACGGCCGGCAACACGGTCAGGCTGCTGACCACCGGTGATGATGCCTATGCGGCGATGCTCGAAGCCATCGACCGCGCCGAACATTCGATCCTGATGGAGACTTATATCTTCGACGCCGATTCGATCGGCCGTCGCTTCGTCGACAGCCTTGCGGCCGCTGTTCAGCGTGGGGTCGAGGTCCGGATCCTGATCGATTCCATCGGCGCGCGCTATTCGCGCCCGCGCATCACCGGGCTTTTGCGGGACAAGGGCGTGCGCGTCGCCACCTTCAACGGCGCGGTTCTGCTGCGCATGCGGCTGCCCTATGCCAACCTGCGTACCCACCGCAAGATCATGGTGATCGACGGCGACACGGCCTTTGCCGGCGGCATGAACATCCGCGAGGCGTTCACCGGCAAGGACGCCGCCCATGACACGCATTTCGAGCTGCACGGCCCGGCCGTCGCCGACTATCTCTCGGTTGCCGCCACCGACTGGTATTTCGAAACCGGCGAGGCGCTTGAAGGCCCCGCCTGGCAGTTCGACGACAAGATGGCGAGCCCCGATGGCGTGGTCGCCCGCATCGTGCCATCCGGTCCCGATCGCAATCTCGGCAACAATAACAGCATGATCATCGGCGCGCTTTCAGTCGCGGAAGAACGGGTGATGATCATGTCGCCCTATTTCCTGCCCGACCGCGATCTCGTCTCCGCGCTCGCCACCGCCTCGCGGCGCGGCGTCAAGGTCGACATCGTCGTGCCCGGCGCCAACAACCTGGCTCTGGTCGACTATGCGATGACGGCACAGTTTGCGGAGATTATCCGCGACGGCACCCGCATCTGGCGCGATCGCGGCCCGTTCAACCACTCCAAGCTGATGACGATCGACGGAAAGTGGTCCTATCTCGGCTCCTCGAACATGGACGCCCGCTCGCTCAGGCTGAACTTCGAGACCGACATGGAAGTCTTTGATGCCGACTTCGCCAATGATCTCGAAACCCGTATCGGTGGCGCGCTGACGAATTCGGAGCGGATCACGCTGGAGGCTCTGGCGGCCCGACCGTTTGTCTGGCGTTTGCGCGACCGCATCCTCTGGCTGGGATTGCCCTATCTCTGA
- the recN gene encoding DNA repair protein RecN, translating to MLVQLSIRDIVLIERLELHLGEGLSVLTGETGAGKSILLDSLSLALGARGDGALVRHGQDQGSVIAVFDVAMGHPVRAFLRENDLDDEGDLIFRRMQTADGRTRAFINDQSVSVQLMRQAGRMLVEFHGQHDERALIEADGHRRLLDAFGGLVPDVETVGELHRVWKDAERRLKKHRAHIEEAMREAEYLRASVEELQTLSPVDGEEDELAERRATMMKSERVASDISEALEFLSGNASPVPMIASLVRRLERKSHEAPGLLESSVELLDDALDKLSSAQMEVEAALDRAAFDPKELERVEERLFAIRGAARKFNVPVTELPALAARMVADLDELDAGESRLAALAAEAEAAEKAYGEAAGRLSVKRQETATQLGEAVQAELPALKLERARFAAVVASDPQDATADGIDTVSFEVQTNPGTRPGPIMKVASGGELSRFLLALKVALADKGSAPTLVFDEIDTGVGGAVADAIGQRLKRLAENVQVLSVTHAPQVAARAGGHFLISKAGSKDMVSTRVAVIGPEERQEEIARMLAGASVTAEARAAAAKLLAGDG from the coding sequence ATGCTTGTTCAGCTTTCCATTCGTGACATTGTCCTGATCGAGCGGCTGGAACTGCATCTCGGCGAAGGTCTCTCCGTGCTGACGGGCGAGACCGGCGCCGGCAAATCCATCCTGCTCGACAGCCTGTCGCTGGCGCTCGGCGCCCGCGGTGATGGCGCTCTCGTGCGTCACGGCCAGGACCAGGGATCGGTGATTGCCGTCTTCGATGTCGCCATGGGACATCCGGTGCGTGCGTTTCTGCGCGAGAACGACCTAGATGACGAGGGCGATCTGATCTTCCGGCGGATGCAGACTGCCGACGGCCGCACTCGTGCCTTCATCAACGACCAGTCCGTCAGTGTCCAGCTGATGCGCCAGGCGGGGCGTATGCTTGTCGAGTTCCATGGCCAGCACGACGAGCGGGCGCTGATCGAGGCCGATGGCCACCGCCGGTTGCTTGATGCCTTCGGCGGGCTCGTGCCGGATGTCGAAACGGTCGGCGAGCTTCACCGCGTCTGGAAAGATGCCGAGCGCCGTCTGAAGAAGCATCGCGCTCATATCGAGGAAGCCATGCGCGAGGCCGAGTACCTGCGTGCCTCCGTGGAAGAACTGCAGACGCTTTCGCCGGTCGACGGCGAGGAGGACGAGCTCGCCGAGCGCCGGGCAACGATGATGAAGTCCGAGCGGGTTGCGAGCGATATTTCCGAAGCGCTGGAATTCCTGAGTGGTAATGCGTCTCCCGTGCCGATGATCGCCTCGCTGGTGCGTCGGCTGGAGCGCAAGTCGCATGAGGCTCCCGGTCTCCTGGAAAGCTCCGTCGAACTGCTCGACGATGCGCTCGACAAGCTGTCGTCGGCGCAGATGGAGGTCGAGGCGGCGCTTGACCGTGCCGCCTTCGATCCGAAGGAACTGGAGCGCGTCGAGGAGCGGCTGTTTGCGATCCGGGGTGCTGCCCGAAAGTTCAACGTGCCTGTGACCGAATTGCCGGCGCTTGCCGCCCGCATGGTGGCCGATCTTGACGAACTCGATGCTGGCGAGAGCCGGCTCGCCGCCCTTGCGGCCGAAGCCGAGGCGGCGGAAAAGGCCTACGGCGAGGCCGCGGGCAGGCTGTCGGTCAAGCGTCAGGAGACGGCAACCCAGCTTGGCGAGGCGGTGCAGGCCGAATTGCCGGCGCTGAAGCTCGAGCGCGCCCGCTTCGCCGCCGTTGTCGCCAGCGACCCGCAGGATGCCACCGCTGACGGCATCGACACGGTGTCCTTCGAGGTTCAGACCAATCCGGGCACGCGGCCGGGGCCGATCATGAAGGTCGCGTCAGGCGGCGAGCTGTCGCGCTTCCTGCTGGCGCTGAAGGTGGCACTTGCCGACAAGGGCTCGGCGCCGACGCTGGTCTTCGACGAGATCGACACCGGTGTCGGTGGCGCGGTTGCGGATGCGATCGGCCAGCGACTGAAACGGCTCGCCGAAAATGTGCAGGTGCTCTCGGTCACCCACGCCCCGCAGGTCGCCGCCCGCGCCGGCGGACATTTCCTCATTTCCAAGGCCGGCAGCAAGGACATGGTCAGCACCCGCGTCGCCGTCATCGGTCCCGAGGAGCGGCAGGAGGAGATTGCCCGCATGCTGGCGGGGGCAAGCGTGACCGCCGAAGCGCGCGCTGCTGCGGCCAAGCTGCTTGCCGGCGATGGTTGA
- a CDS encoding outer membrane protein assembly factor BamD has protein sequence MKNRKIQGSIRVSALPAAIILGAGLVLAGCSRDKDVDITTLQYEADPPQQLYDEALANINAGKVSEALRKFKAIQDQNPLSDEARQALVMQTYLQYRSRKYDAAVTSAKRYMSLYPNSPDAAYVQYLMGLSYSKQIADVTQDQAAARSTIEAMQLVIDNYPDSDYATDARAKIRYARDQLAGKNMQIGRYYLERKDYVAAISRFDTVVDDYSDTNQIEEALERLVEAYYAMGIVSEAQNAAWVLGHNYPDSPWYQRAYDLLNKQGLQPKSAGRGSDVSSAKPS, from the coding sequence ATGAAAAACCGAAAGATTCAGGGTTCGATTCGCGTGAGCGCGCTGCCCGCCGCCATTATCCTTGGCGCCGGCCTGGTGCTTGCCGGATGCTCGCGCGACAAGGACGTGGATATCACCACCCTTCAGTATGAGGCGGACCCGCCGCAGCAGCTTTATGACGAGGCGCTGGCCAATATCAACGCCGGCAAGGTCTCGGAGGCGCTGCGCAAGTTCAAGGCGATCCAGGACCAGAACCCGTTGTCGGACGAAGCCCGTCAGGCACTGGTTATGCAGACCTACCTGCAGTACCGCTCGCGCAAGTATGATGCGGCCGTCACCTCGGCCAAGCGCTACATGTCGCTTTATCCGAACTCGCCGGATGCGGCCTATGTGCAGTATCTGATGGGGCTTTCCTATTCGAAGCAGATTGCCGATGTGACGCAGGACCAGGCCGCGGCCCGGAGCACGATCGAGGCGATGCAGCTCGTCATCGACAACTATCCGGATTCCGACTACGCGACGGATGCGCGCGCCAAGATCCGCTATGCCCGCGACCAGCTCGCCGGCAAGAACATGCAGATCGGCCGCTACTATCTCGAGCGCAAGGACTATGTCGCCGCCATTTCGCGATTCGACACCGTCGTCGACGACTATTCCGATACCAACCAGATCGAGGAAGCACTCGAACGTCTGGTCGAGGCCTATTATGCGATGGGCATCGTCTCCGAGGCGCAGAATGCGGCGTGGGTGCTGGGGCATAACTACCCCGACAGCCCGTGGTACCAGCGTGCCTACGATCTCTTGAACAAACAGGGGCTCCAGCCGAAATCGGCCGGCCGCGGTTCTGACGTTTCGAGCGCCAAACCGAGCTGA
- the lpxC gene encoding UDP-3-O-acyl-N-acetylglucosamine deacetylase: MSAGYFGLQTTIAGTVRTAGIGVHSGKPVSMELQPAAADHGIVFERYENGRLIASYKAVSDNVGPTALCTVLGDNPARWVATIEHVMAALYALGVDNLTVTIDGPEVPIMDGSSRVFVEAIDEVGIVTLSEKRSFIRVTKPVRVENGSGWAEFSPYEGTLFDVEIDFDTPVIGRQKWRGDMTAETFRRELSGARTFGFMRDVEPMWARGFALGSSLENSVVISDDNRVINPEGLRYEKEFVRHKTLDAVGDLAMMGMRFAGAFRSYRGGHALNAAAVRALFETAGACVVVSPRGALPFRLRQEEAILAGPVS, from the coding sequence ATGTCGGCTGGATATTTCGGGTTGCAGACCACGATTGCGGGTACGGTTCGGACTGCGGGAATCGGCGTGCACTCCGGCAAGCCGGTGAGCATGGAATTGCAGCCCGCAGCTGCCGATCACGGCATCGTTTTCGAACGCTATGAAAATGGCCGTCTGATCGCAAGCTACAAGGCTGTCTCCGACAATGTCGGCCCGACGGCGCTCTGCACCGTGCTCGGCGATAATCCGGCACGCTGGGTTGCCACCATCGAGCATGTGATGGCCGCGCTCTATGCGCTCGGCGTCGACAACCTCACCGTCACCATCGACGGCCCGGAAGTGCCGATCATGGACGGCAGCTCGCGGGTGTTCGTCGAGGCGATCGACGAAGTCGGCATCGTCACCCTTTCCGAAAAGCGCAGCTTCATTCGCGTCACCAAGCCGGTGCGCGTCGAGAACGGCTCCGGCTGGGCCGAGTTCAGCCCCTATGAGGGCACGCTGTTCGACGTGGAGATCGATTTCGACACCCCGGTCATCGGCCGCCAGAAATGGCGCGGCGACATGACCGCGGAGACCTTTCGTCGCGAGCTCTCGGGTGCGCGCACCTTCGGCTTCATGCGCGACGTCGAACCGATGTGGGCCCGTGGCTTCGCGCTCGGCTCCTCGCTTGAGAACTCCGTGGTGATCTCGGATGACAACCGCGTCATCAATCCGGAGGGCCTTCGCTACGAGAAGGAGTTCGTCCGTCACAAGACGCTCGATGCCGTCGGCGATCTCGCCATGATGGGCATGCGTTTTGCCGGGGCGTTCCGCTCCTATCGCGGTGGCCACGCGCTGAACGCGGCTGCGGTTCGCGCCCTGTTCGAAACGGCCGGCGCCTGCGTTGTCGTCTCGCCGCGCGGCGCCCTGCCGTTCCGCCTGCGCCAGGAAGAGGCGATCCTCGCCGGTCCGGTGTCCTGA
- the ftsZ gene encoding cell division protein FtsZ yields MTITLQKPDITELKPRITVFGVGGGGGNAVNNMITAGLQGVDFVVANTDAQALTMTKAQRVIQLGVGVTEGLGAGSQPEVGRAAAEECIDEIIDHLNGTHMCFVTAGMGGGTGTGAAPIVAQAARNKGILTVGVVTKPFQFEGGRRMRLADAGIEELQKSVDTLIVIPNQNLFRIANDKTTFADAFAMADQVLYSGVACITDLMVKEGLINLDFADVRSVMREMGRAMMGTGEASGEGRAMQAAEAAIANPLLDETSMRGAQGLLISITGGRDLTLFEVDEAATRIREEVDPDANIILGATFDEELEGIIRVSVVATGIDRSAAQHDDDRAFDQRRETRAPEIRTSTGGQGNGPVSQAQPKVDPIAETIRSAEVEMERELQMAVTRMPQAPQAPQQQPREMMQPKSQIFAQEPRPAAPRPAVAPQPAPQQPRAAAPQPAPQQPRPQASEQQRRMPEVSDFPPLVQPEMNTSRRHEQEERGPKALFKRLSNTLGRGDESFEGHHVEQAPRRETAQQAPQSNPYAPRRQAEQPAQQRQDDDQFDIPAFLRRQAN; encoded by the coding sequence ATGACTATTACGCTTCAAAAGCCAGATATTACTGAACTGAAGCCCCGGATCACCGTTTTCGGTGTCGGTGGCGGTGGCGGCAATGCCGTCAACAACATGATCACCGCAGGCCTGCAGGGTGTCGACTTCGTTGTCGCCAACACCGATGCACAGGCCCTGACGATGACGAAGGCGCAGCGGGTCATCCAGCTCGGCGTCGGCGTCACCGAAGGTCTCGGCGCCGGCTCGCAGCCGGAAGTCGGCCGCGCGGCCGCAGAAGAGTGCATCGATGAGATCATCGATCACCTGAACGGCACCCACATGTGCTTCGTGACCGCCGGCATGGGCGGTGGCACCGGCACGGGTGCAGCACCGATCGTCGCCCAGGCCGCCCGCAACAAGGGCATCCTGACCGTCGGCGTCGTCACCAAGCCGTTCCAGTTCGAAGGCGGTCGCCGCATGCGTCTTGCCGATGCTGGAATAGAGGAACTGCAGAAGTCGGTCGACACGCTGATCGTCATCCCGAACCAGAACCTGTTCCGCATTGCCAATGACAAGACGACCTTCGCGGACGCCTTCGCCATGGCCGACCAGGTGCTCTACTCGGGCGTTGCCTGCATCACCGACCTGATGGTCAAGGAAGGCCTGATCAACCTCGACTTCGCCGACGTCCGTTCGGTGATGCGCGAGATGGGCCGCGCCATGATGGGTACGGGCGAAGCATCCGGCGAAGGCCGCGCCATGCAGGCCGCCGAAGCCGCGATCGCCAACCCGTTGCTCGACGAAACCTCGATGCGCGGCGCGCAGGGCCTGTTGATCTCGATCACCGGTGGTCGTGACCTGACGCTCTTCGAAGTCGACGAAGCCGCGACCCGTATCCGCGAGGAAGTCGATCCGGACGCCAACATCATCCTCGGCGCCACCTTCGACGAGGAACTCGAAGGCATCATCCGCGTGTCCGTCGTTGCCACCGGCATCGATCGTTCGGCCGCGCAGCATGATGACGACCGTGCCTTCGATCAGCGCCGCGAAACCCGCGCGCCGGAAATCCGTACCTCGACCGGTGGTCAGGGAAACGGTCCGGTCAGCCAGGCTCAGCCGAAGGTCGATCCGATCGCTGAAACCATCCGCTCGGCGGAAGTCGAGATGGAGCGCGAACTGCAGATGGCCGTGACCCGCATGCCGCAGGCACCGCAGGCCCCGCAGCAGCAGCCGCGTGAGATGATGCAGCCGAAGAGCCAGATCTTCGCACAGGAACCGCGCCCGGCCGCCCCGCGTCCGGCAGTTGCCCCGCAGCCTGCACCGCAGCAGCCCCGTGCCGCTGCCCCGCAGCCCGCACCGCAGCAGCCGCGTCCGCAGGCCAGCGAACAGCAGCGTCGTATGCCGGAAGTTTCCGACTTTCCGCCGCTGGTTCAGCCGGAAATGAACACCAGCCGCCGCCATGAGCAGGAAGAGCGTGGCCCGAAGGCCCTGTTCAAGCGCCTGTCGAATACGCTTGGCCGCGGCGACGAGAGCTTTGAAGGGCATCACGTCGAGCAGGCTCCGCGCCGCGAAACAGCCCAGCAGGCTCCGCAGAGCAATCCTTACGCGCCGCGCCGGCAGGCCGAACAGCCCGCCCAGCAGCGTCAGGATGACGATCAGTTCGATATTCCCGCCTTCCTGCGTCGTCAGGCTAACTGA
- the ftsA gene encoding cell division protein FtsA, protein MTLFGTSGRGRALSSKKTHIVSVLDVGSSKIVCMIARLTPRAESQILPGRTHNIEIIGIGHQRSQGIKSGVIVNLDAAEAVIRQSVDAAERMAGITIDSLIVNVSAGRLKSDTYTAAIDLGGQDVDSSDLRRVLSAVSRRSVNDERQVLHSVPAGFTLDGERGIRDPLGMYGETLGVDLHVVSAERLALRNLELCVNRAHLSVERMVATPYASGLAALVDDEVELGCAAIDMGAGTTTISVFAEGKLVHTDAISLGGHHVTTDLARGLSTRMEDAERLKCVHGSTIASSADEREMIAVPSIGEEDHNQQRQVSKAVLSKIVRARVEETLELIRDRIQLSGFSTVVGKRVVLTGGASQLIGLCELSRRILSRNVRIGRPMGVAGLPVAAKGPAFAAATGLLIYPQLAEKETYGGEQRGFLASGGGRLSRVGQWLRESF, encoded by the coding sequence GTGACGCTGTTTGGCACTTCCGGCCGTGGCCGGGCGCTTTCGTCGAAGAAGACGCATATCGTCAGCGTCCTCGATGTCGGTTCATCCAAGATCGTGTGCATGATCGCGCGGCTGACCCCGCGTGCCGAAAGCCAGATCCTGCCCGGCCGCACCCACAATATCGAAATCATCGGCATCGGCCATCAGCGCTCGCAGGGCATCAAGAGCGGCGTCATCGTCAATCTCGATGCTGCCGAAGCGGTGATCCGCCAGTCGGTGGATGCGGCTGAGCGCATGGCCGGCATCACCATCGACAGCCTGATCGTCAATGTTTCGGCAGGTCGGCTGAAGAGCGACACCTATACGGCGGCGATCGACCTCGGCGGACAGGATGTCGATTCGAGCGACCTGCGCCGCGTGCTCTCGGCCGTTTCGCGCCGCTCGGTCAATGATGAGCGCCAGGTGCTGCACTCGGTTCCGGCCGGCTTCACGCTCGACGGCGAGCGCGGCATCCGCGATCCGCTCGGCATGTACGGCGAAACGCTCGGCGTCGACCTGCATGTGGTCTCGGCCGAACGGCTGGCGCTGCGCAACCTCGAACTCTGCGTCAACCGTGCGCACCTTTCGGTGGAGCGGATGGTGGCGACCCCTTATGCGAGCGGCCTGGCTGCCCTCGTCGATGATGAAGTGGAACTCGGCTGCGCTGCCATCGATATGGGCGCCGGCACCACGACGATCTCGGTCTTTGCCGAAGGCAAGCTGGTCCACACAGATGCCATAAGCCTCGGCGGCCATCATGTGACGACCGATCTGGCGCGTGGCCTGTCGACCCGCATGGAAGATGCCGAACGGCTGAAATGCGTGCACGGCTCGACGATCGCCTCCAGCGCCGACGAGCGCGAGATGATCGCGGTGCCTTCGATCGGCGAAGAGGATCACAACCAGCAGCGTCAGGTCTCGAAGGCCGTGCTGTCGAAGATCGTCCGCGCCCGCGTCGAGGAGACGCTGGAGCTGATCCGCGATCGCATCCAGCTCTCCGGCTTTTCGACGGTGGTCGGCAAGCGGGTGGTGCTGACGGGTGGCGCAAGCCAGCTGATCGGCCTTTGCGAACTGTCGCGGCGCATTTTGAGCCGCAATGTCCGGATCGGCCGCCCGATGGGTGTTGCCGGCCTGCCGGTAGCGGCCAAGGGGCCTGCCTTCGCGGCGGCAACCGGACTTCTGATCTATCCGCAGCTTGCGGAAAAAGAGACCTATGGCGGGGAACAGCGGGGTTTCCTGGCATCGGGCGGCGGACGCCTGTCACGCGTCGGCCAGTGGTTGAGGGAAAGTTTTTAA